Proteins found in one Zea mays cultivar B73 chromosome 1, Zm-B73-REFERENCE-NAM-5.0, whole genome shotgun sequence genomic segment:
- the LOC100304340 gene encoding Expansin-A32-like precursor, producing MAGSWMAAPRPLLLSLLVAVLAVAADVANAGHAKPLTPGGRVVHDNHGKFTAGPWKPAHATFYGGRDGSGTTAGACGYKDTRTQGYGVQTVAVSTVLFGDGTACGGCYEVRCVDSPSGCKPDAAALVVTVTDLCPPKDQWCKPPREHFDLSMPAFLQIAQEKAGIVPISYRRVACVKQGGIRYTITGNKYFNMVTITNVGGAGDIAAVSVKGSKRVKWTEMKRNWGQVWQTGEDLTCESLTFRVMTSDHRKATSWHVLPADWKFGVTYQASKNF from the coding sequence ATGGCTGGTTCGTGGATGGCTGCGCCACGACCTCTCCTGCTGTCGCTGCTGGTCGCCGTGCTAGCGGTGGCCGCCGATGTCGCCAACGCCGGCCACGCCAAGCCCCTGACGCCTGGCGGGCGTGTGGTACACGACAACCACGGCAAGTTCACGGCCGGGCCGTGGAAACCCGCCCACGCGACCTTCTACGGCGGGCGGGACGGGTCCGGCACCACGGCGGGCGCGTGCGGGTACAAGGACACGCGCACGCAGGGGTACGGCGTGCAGACGGTGGCCGTGAGCACGGTGCTGTTCGGTGACGGCACGGCCTGCGGCGGGTGCTACGAGGTGCGGTGCGTGGACAGCCCTAGCGGGTGCAAGCCCGACGCGGCGGCACTGGTGGTGACGGTGACCGACCTGTGCCCGCCCAAGGACCAGTGGTGCAAGCCACCGCGGGAGCACTTCGACCTCAGCATGCCCGCGTTCCTCCAGATCGCGCAAGAGAAGGCCGGCATCGTGCCGATCTCCTACCGCAGGGTGGCGTGCGTGAAGCAGGGCGGCATCCGGTACACCATCACCGGGAACAAGTACTTCAACATGGTGACGATCACCAATGTGGGCGGCGCTGGCGACATCGCGGCGGTGTCGGTGAAGGGGAGCAAGCGCGTCAAGTGGACGGAGATGAAGCGCAACTGGGGGCAAGTGTGGCAGACCGGGGAGGACCTCACCTGCGAGTCGCTGACGTTCCGGGTGATGACCAGCGACCACCGCAAGGCCACCTCATGGCACGTTCTCCCCGCTGACTGGAAGTTCGGCGTCACGTACCAGGCATCCAAGAACTTCTAA